A single genomic interval of Eleutherodactylus coqui strain aEleCoq1 chromosome 3, aEleCoq1.hap1, whole genome shotgun sequence harbors:
- the S1PR1 gene encoding sphingosine 1-phosphate receptor 1 — MTPTGLPPKRIDYYDPDVIVEYYNYTGKYKNSSSNELKPTSIIFIIICCFIVLENVLVLLTIWRTKKFHRPMYYFIGNLALSDLLAGAAYTANILLSGSNTYKLTPVQWFIREESMFVALSASVFSLVAIAIERYITMLKMKLHNGSKSSRSFLLISGCWLLSLCLGGLPLMGWNCLGKKDLCSTVLPLYHKHYILFCTSVFCILLLAIVVLYARIYFLVRTRSRSLTFRRNCARTSKSSEKSMALLKTVIIVLSVFIVCWSPLFIFLLLDVSCKVRACPVLFKAEYFLALAVLNSATNPIIYTLTNREMRRAFLKMACCCHCPILNPATKVKRPIITGMEFSRSKSDNSSHPQKDEVDYHGTILSSGNVTSSS, encoded by the coding sequence ATGACTCCTACTGGACTTCCTCCCAAGAGGATTGATTATTATGACCCTGATGTAATTGTCGAATATTATAATTACACAGGGAAGTATAAGAATAGCTCTTCCAATGAACTGAAGCCAACCTCCATCATCTTTATCATTATCTGTTGCTTCATTGTGCTGGAAAATGTCCTGGTGCTTCTTACTATCTGGAGAACCAAGAAGTTTCATCGACCCATGTATTACTTCATTGGCAATCTGGCGCTGTCTGATTTATTAGCTGGAGCCGCGTATACAGCCAACATTCTCCTATCTGGATCCAATACTTATAAGTTAACACCAGTTCAATGGTTCATACGAGAAGAGAGCATGTTTGTTGCTCTCTCTGCCTCAGTCTTTAGCCTTGTGGCTATTGCTATCGAGCGCTACATCACCATGTTAAAAATGAAGTTGCACAATGGTAGCAAAAGTTCCAGGTCATTCCTTCTGATAAGCGGCTGTTGGTTGTTGTCATTGTGTCTTGGTGGACTCCCACTCATGGGTTGGAACTGCTTGGGGAAGAAGGACCTTTGCTCCACAGTGCTTCCTTTGTACCATAAACATTACATCCTTTTTTGTACCAGCGTTTTCTGCATCTTACTGCTGGCCATTGTTGTTCTGTATGCCAGGATTTATTTCTTGGTGAGAACGCGGAGTAGAAGTTTGACCTTTAGAAGAAACTGTGCGAGAACAAGCAAGAGTTCCGAGAAATCTATGGCCTTACTTAAAACAGTCATCATTGTCTTGAGTGTGTTCATTGTGTGTTGGTCGCCTCTCTTCATTTTTCTCTTACTGGATGTTAGCTGTAAAGTCAGGGCCTGCCCAGTGCTATTCAAAGCAGAGTACTTTTTGGCTCTTGCCGTTCTCAATTCAGCCACTAATCCCATCATCTACACCTTGACCAACAGGGAGATGAGGCGTGCCTTCCTAAAGATGGCATGTTGTTGCCACTGCCCTATTCTGAATCCGGCAACAAAAGTTAAAAGACCCATCATTACAGGAATGGAGTTCAGCAGGAGCAAGTCGGACAATTCTTCTCACCCTCAAAAAGATGAGGTGGACTACCATGGGACCATTTTGTCTTCAGGCAATGTGACTTCTTCATCCTAG